CCCTATACCAAAGATCTGTTGAGCCCCTTGACACATACTTAAGCCCTACAGTACAATTCAGAGAGGTATAGAGGCTGGGCCCTCATACTAATCCCCAGCAGCCCCTCCAAAGGCAGCACAGCGACAACTGCTAAGGAGAACCCAGAGCTGGTTTTTCACTCATTCTTCCCTGAACTGACTATGGTCTAGAACTGAAATCAACGCTTCGGGGGAGTGGTCTCTGAGCAGGACCAGATGTTGAGCTTTGAACCCTCTGTTCTACCACAAAAGAGGGATGAACACATAACACAGGGAAAGGCAGAATGAAGCTCCAGAGCTCTGCTCACAGCCAGCCATAGTGTCCCTGACAGAGCACCTGAAAGAACAGCAGTCCTCCAAGGGACAGAAAAAGTACTCAAGACAGAACAGCAGCAATCTCTCTATAGCCaaatggtgggggtggggtgggtggggccATGCCCATCACAGATTTGCTTTCCACAATCTGTCAGCTGCATCCTGTGAGCAGAAGGAATGGCTGCAAAAATACTTTCTTGCATTCTGCAATGCTCCCCTTATGACAAGCATCAGGCTGTGCCTTGAAAGTCCTTCTTTAGGCACTTTAAAGATGTCATGctttgccaggcacggtggcacacactttaaattccaacacttgggagtcagaggtaggagaatcgccatgagttcaaggccaccctgagactacatggtgagttccaggtcaacctgagctagagtgagaccctacctcaaaaaaaaagtcattctttttttttttctgattttcataatCTCTATAGACAATGTATGCATCTTATTCTCTGACTGTATGGCtaacaacaaaaatctcaatGGTTTTACAATTTTCTCCTATCtttttgtctggtttttttttttttttttttttttttttcgaggtagggcctcattctctagctcaggctgacctggaattcactgtgtagtctcaggatggccttgaactctcagcaattctcctacctctacctcccaagtgctgggattaaaggcgtgtgtcaccacgtctGACCATAATTTTCTCCTATCTTTGGTTTCAGAAGTTTTTATTATGATATGCATGAAcgtgcctttcttttcttctgcttgTGATTTGTTAGGCTTCTCAGCCTGTGCGTTGACATTATTCAGATTTAGAAAAACTGCTGCTCAGCCTGTTTCTCCCTTTGAGCCACTCAGCCAGGCTCAGAGTGGGCAGcagggctctgtgtgtgtgtgtgtgtgtgtgtgtgtgtgtgtgtgtgtgtgtgtgtgtagagtgggTGCCAGAGGTGTCCAGCCTCCATCACCTGGAGGCCTTGCTGCCTCCCAGCATCATCTCCATGGGCTTGGTCCTAGTGTGGAAAATCTCAGTTCCCAAAACCCTGCCTGGGACCTACACGAACAGATGGGGACTAGGGCAGTTCAAAGGCTGCCACAGCACCAAGGAGAAGCCCAGACCCACAAACCCAGCTCCTTGAGGTTGATGGAACTTGTGTGCCCTACTAGTTTCCCCAATCCTACCCACCTGCCGATGGGGGTGGCTCTCCACGCCTCTGCCCAGACCTGCCTCCTTCAGAACCGGATCTCTTTTATTGGGGAGCCCTCCCTATTACTGCGCCTCCCCTcactccttctcccctccctcctcccgccTCCAACTCTTTCGCGTGCAGGCAGTCCCAGGGCTTGATTGATTGACAGCGCAGAATCCCGGCCACAGCACCAGGCTGGGCGCTAAGGCGGGAAGCGGAGAAGCACTGGTCTACTCGAGTCCGGGACAGGCCGGTCGGGACGAGGTGAACGCGGGGCCTGCCCTCCCGGCGCTGCCCGCTGCCTGCGCGGGGCCCGCGCGGCTCTGGTTATTAATAAACAGCGCGCAGGGGCGCGGGCGGCGCATTCCCAGCTGGCGGCCGGGCAGGTGGCGGCGGCCCTTGGGAGGCTCGGCGGCCAGCATCTCGCCCGTGCGCCCCGGAGCGGAGCCGCGCCGAGCCGGCCCGAAGGAAGAGCGCTCCGGGGGTGTCGACAGCCTCGCGCGACCCCAGGGCTAAGTGACGGAGGTGAGCGCAACCCGGCCGGGGCGACGCGGCGCAGTGCTCCAAGACGGGGAGGGCGCGGGGCCCCTGGGCCGGGAAGACCGACGCCGCCCGTGGTGGCAGCGCCTCCCACCTGAAACTTTCGCCCACTGTGAGCTGATCATTCAGGAAGAGGTGCCTTTGGACCCTCGCCTTCTCAGCTTGAGAGGTGGGGCACCAACTGTGGTAGGGGCCTCCCCACCGAGCTGGCCAACCTTGTGGGGATCTGGGACCTGGGGGGACGATGTCTAAGCACCCCTGGACCTACCAGTTCTATCCACATCAAATGCCAGTAATCACTTGCATCCATCAGCGTTGGCTGTGCAGAAAGAGACCGTCTAGAGCAATTTCCGTGTCTGGGTGTTGGGGAGACACAGGGATCCCCAGGACTTCTCTACTCCCTTTCAGAATGTCCACCCTGTAGGctcttatttttcttataaggATAACCTAATGTCAACAGGGATCTTAGGTGTGTAAAGTTGAGAGtttttacatgtatataaatgtGACATCTGCCCAGGGCAAGACATACGCATCCTCCGCCCTGAGGGTTGTCCAGGACCTTGCAGTGTGTGGACACAGACATCCACACTGACATCTCTATAATAGATGACTTTGCCAGTTAACAGACTCACTGTAGAGGGAGATCTAGTTGAACTGCCCGATAATTTCCAAGTGTGAGTTTCTCAGGAGCTGATGACTACACTAATGCTTCCTTCATTGTTGAAGGAAATgtggagggtctcattctagcccagactgacttcaaactcagagtgatcctcctacctcagcctccccaatacTGGGAATTAAAGACCACACTTAGCTTGCTAtggggcatttaaaaaaattgtaatataattttactaatttatttgagagagaaagaaaagaagatatatatatatatacatatatatctatatctatatatacgtatcttctttcatatatatatatatatatacatacatacatacatacatacatacatacatacatacatacactggggaattgaaactgggtctgcagccttcgcaggcaagtgccttgacagctaagccatctttccagccctattctctctctgtctctctctttctctctttaatgttgaacttacaaaaaaaaaaaccttctatgGCGTATTTTTAATGGAGATGTCACCCTTTGTTTATCCATGCCACTAGATATGGACATTTGGCTTACTTCAAGATCCTTATTTATCAAGTTGCCATTAATCTCACCCTCGTAGGTTTGTGCACAAGTGCGTGCACTTGTCTCACTGGTGTGCACACCAAGAGTGGAATTGCTGGTGAGATAGTACACACCTGTGACACTTATCATCCAAAGAAGCTGTACCATTTAAACTTCCAGCTGCAGTGACTGAGAGTTCCAGATCCTCCCAACACTCAGAAACAGGGGCATAGGAGGGAatgatcatagtttattgtctatacttaatggaagttgtcagtaaaagagggaggctggagagatgacttagcagttaaagctcttgcctgtgaagcttaagaactcaggttcagttccccagatcccacgtaagccagatgcacatggtagcacatgcatctggagttcatttgcagtggctagagtctctagtgtgcccattctctccctccctctctctctctttctctctctctctctgtatctaataatttttttttccaaggtagggtctcactctagctcaggctgaccttgaattcactctgtaatctcagggtgaccttgaactcatggcaatcctcctacctctgcctcccaagtgctgagattaaaggcgtgagccaccacgcctggctaatacataattttttaaagtaaaaaagaaaaaaaaaaacaaggcatggATCTTTCTAGTTGTAGCTATAAGGTGAGGGGGTGGAGTTGAGTCtccttgtggttttgatttgtatttctctggtGTCAAGCCATACTAAGCATCTTTCCGAGTTTGTGGCCTTTGGGCATTTTCTTCCAGAAGTTCCTACTCaggttttgtttgcctttttttccttaaaaagttTATTAGTTCTTATTAATTTAGAGTTCTTGCATGTATTCTGTTTACTACTTCTTTGATAGACGTTTTCTGATAATCTCTCAACctgtttttactttctttgtaaagttcttaatttttttttaattttttgaattaatttatttatttaattgagagcaacagagaaagagggccggggggggggggggacgggaatgggcatgcccaggcctccagccactgcaaatgaactccagacgccgtgcgcccccttgtgcatctgataacataggtcctggggaatcgagccttgaaccagggtccttaggcttcacaggcaagcgcttaactgctaagccatctctccagcccaaagttcttaatttttgttgttgttgttgtttttgttttttgaggtagggtctcactctagcccaggctgacctgaaattcactatggagtctcagggtggctttgaactcatggtgatcctcctacctctgcctctcaagtgctgggattaaaggcgtgcgccaccacacccagctaaattcttaatttttaaatacatttttaaaaccttttaaaacacacactccatgtatttatttgtgtatgtgtatgtgtagacaggtctggaggtcagagggcaatttTGAGGGGCCCATGCTActccttctttgagatagggtctcttgaaGCTGCAAACAAATTGCCAGTCTGCAAGTATCAGACTATCTTTGCTCACAGGCTTCCCCGATtatcctggctccacctccctttGTCATGGGCACATTAGGACtatagatgtatatgccactttacacccaactttacatgggtgctgggaaattgaaattAGTGTGACAGACTTTGCAGTCATGTGCCTTTTTAGtcactgacccatctccacagccccaattttaaaaacattttatcggggctggagaaatggctcagcaattaaggcacttgctagcaaagcctgctggcccaggttcagtttcctagtacccacataaggccagatgcacaaagtagtgcatgtgtctggagtttatttagagtggcaagaggccctggtgcacccattctcattcactcactctcaaataaataaaatataaatatttacaaaaaaagttaaactaatttttaaatttattatttgagagagaaaaaggagagagagtgggctggagagatggcttagcggttaagcgcttgcctgtgaagcttaaggaccccagttcgaggctcggttccccaggacccacgttagccagatacacaagggggtgcacgcgtctggagttcttttgcagtggctggaggccctggagcgcccattctctctatatgtatatctgcctctttctctctctgtctgtcactctcaaataaataagtaaaaaataaacaaaaaaaaatttaaaaaataaaaggagagagagaaagagtatgggtgggccagggccttcagccattgcaaacaaactccagatgcatgtgccaccttgtacatctggcttacgtgggtcctggggaatcaaacctgggtcctttggctttgcaagcaagtggattaatcactaaaccatccctctgacccttctaaaattttatttatttatttttatttgaaagaggtcaaaagagacagagagaataggccaaaaaaagctttattgacaatttttatacatgtacatagtcATAATCCCCCATTATTTTCAACCCTGGCCccatcctcttctattttgtgtctggtttattgttgttgttgttttgtttgtttgtttgtttttgttatttgggCCCTCTTCCATCATCCGTGTCAACATGTTGATGagcccagtattgtgcaggtttgtgcaggtaacaacagctaaGGTCACATAagtggccacttcatgtctggaagacagtgttctaaagcactcctccccatcctttagacattcttttttttttaatttttaatttttatttatttatttgagagagggaaagaaagagagagaggggaggagagggagagaatgggcatgacagggcttccggccactgcaaacgaactccagatgcatgccccacgttgtgcatctgccttacatgggtactggggaactgaaccaaggtcctctggctttgcaggcaagcaccttaaccgctaagccatctctccagcccatgaacattCTTAATTTTTGTGAAATttgcttttaagaaatattttcctgggctggagagatggcttagcggttaagcgcttgcctgtgaagtctaaggacccctgttcaaggcttgattctctaggacccacattagccagatgcacaagggggcacatgtgtctggagttcgtttgcagtggctggaggcactggcacgcccattctctctctgcctctttctctctctgtctgtcgctctcaaataaataaataaataagaaaaataaatattttcctgacAAAGGCCATGGTGTTTTCTtctagaggctttttttttttttttcttttttttgcgagggtagtctcaaactcatcgtgatcctcctacctctgcctgggattaaaggcatgcaccaccatgcctggcctctcgaggctttaaagaaatattcttttaaaaaaaaaattatttatttacttgagagagagaatgggtgcaccagggcctccagccactgcaaacaaactccagaagtatgcaccaccttgtgcatctggctttatgtgagtattggggaatcaaacctgggtacttaggctttgcaggcaagtgccttaactgctaagccatctctccagcctctctagaGGCTTTTTGATTGATCTGTTTAATCTGTATGCAGGTCTGCCCTCTGTCATGTGTGTGGTATGAGGCAGGGATCCAGGCTTGTTTCCCTTGTATGACAAATGAAGATCACAAAGGTCTTTACCTCACTTACTTTTCTGTTGGGACTTTTAAGTTCAGCAGCTGTTACTTTGACAATAGGAAgatagcattttttgtttgttttttgaggtagggtctcactctagcccaggctgacctggaattcactgtgtattctcagggtggccttgaattcacagagatactactacctctgcctcctcagtgctgggattaaaggtgcgtgccaccatgcctggcagaagacagcatgttttgttttgttttgttttgattttgattttctaaggtagggtctcactctagctcaggctgacctggaattccctatgtattctcagggtggcctcgaactctcagcgatcctcctacctctgcctcccgagtgctgggattaaaggcatgtgccaccatgcccggtttagacagcattttttaaaaaacgtaggtgaaataaaatgagagaagacTCTGGGATTGCAGAGCTGGAGCTCAGGACTCCCGGTTCCACCCACTACTGACCTCTGCTCCTAGAGGGGCTGAACCATTTAACCTCCATGTCAGTCAGCCCCTAGCCTTACATTTGTATTTAGGCTGGCACTGGGGCTCCTACTAGAGAGTTCCCTGAGGGGCAGTGGGTCCAGATGGCCCTAGGATTCTGCTGGAAAGGTGACAGACATAATGAAAGGGTCTCAGGGGTTCCAAGGGAAAACAGGAATTGAGGAGCTCCTGTCCCTCTGTAGGGGGGCACTGACCCCATGATAGCTGTCCATCACAGAAGCCTCAAGAGCATGGAAGGGGCACCTGTGATGCACCTTTGATGAGTGTCTTCTCCCACAGGACAAGCACGTTTCCACCAGGCCTTCCTTCTCACGGAGCAGTATACCCACTGTAAGCCCAGCGTAGGGCCGAGATGGCTCTGACCTCAGCTTCTACAACCAGGTTCTCCATACTTGCTGTGACAGGAAGCACCATGCTTGAGTTGCCTGGACCCAACACGTCTCTCAATAGTTCCTGGACTGGCCCAACAGAGCCCAGCACCCTGCAGGACCTGATAGCCACAGGTGCCATAGGGGCAGTACTCTCAGCCATGGGCTTGGTGGGTGTGGTGGGCAATATATACACTCTGGTGATCATGTGCCGCTTCCTGCGTGCCTCGGCTTCCATGTACGTGTATGTGGTCAACCTGGCGTTAGCTGACCTCCTATACCTGCTCAGCATCCCCTTTATTGTGGCCACCTACATCACCAAGGACTGGCACTTTGGAGACATGGGTTGCCGTGTACTCTTCAGTCTGGACTTCCTGACCATGCATGCCAGCATCTTTACCCTGACAGTCATGAGCAGTGAACGCTACATGGCTGTGCTTAGGCCTTTGGACACGGTGCAGCGCTCCAAGGGTTACCGCAAGCTGCTGGCGCTTGGCACCTGGCTGCTGGCGCTGCTGCTGACCCTGCCCATGATGCTTGCCATCCGGCTAGTCCGCAGGGGCTCCAAGAGCCTTTGTCTGCCAGCCTGGGGTCCTTACACCCACCGTGCCTACCTGACACTGCTCTTTGGGACCAGCATTGTGGGGCCTGGcctggtcattgggctgctgtatGTCCGCCTAGCCCGGGCCTACTGGCTGTCACAGCAGGCCTCTTTCAAGCAGACACGGCGGCTGCCCAACCCCAGGGTGCTCTACCTCATCCTGGGAATTGTCCTTCTCTTCTGGGCCTGCTTCCTGCCTTTCTGGCTGTGGCAGCTGCTGGCCCAGTACTATGAGGCTATGCCCCTGGCACCCCAGACCACACGCATCATCAACTACCTGACCACCTGCCTGACCTATGGAAACAGTTGTGTCAACCCCTTCCTTTACACACTGCTCACCAAGAACTTCCGCGAGTACCTACGTGGCCGCCAGCGTTCACTGAGTAGCAGTGGCCATGGGCCCAGGGGTGCTGGCAGCTTCCTGCCCAGCCGAGTTCACTTACATGACTCTGGCCGCTGTCTGTCCTCTAGCAGCCAGCAGGCCACGGAGACTCTCATGATGTCCCCAGTGGTCTCTGGTGGGGCCTTTGTCTGAGAGAACCCTGCATAAGCCACACCACTCCAGAGCCTCTTCCCAGAATCCCCAACTCCCACTGGAccagtctgtctgtcttcctgagTTGTCTAGAATTGCTTCCTTGTTGCCCACTTCAGTTCCATTAGCACTTTCCTGGAGTGCTGAGGTTTTCTCACACCCATGTTTACACACCCACCTCTGAGGGTCTTTGCAGGCTTCAGCCAAGATTGTCATCAGAAGACCTTGGTGAAGGAAAAGTCTTGAGACTTAACCCAGAGCAGAAGGAGCCAGTGCCTAGCTGTGAACCTGACTTGTATCAGTTTTCTCCTGCTGACCAGGTATCTCCTTTTGCTGGCTAGTGACCTGCAGGTACTTGCACTTCTTCTTCCCTGCTCTACCCCATCCCCCAGCTTCTGTGGCTCCTGAACTTGGAAAATAAACCCTGAGTTCTGTATCCAtcctgccccagtgctgggaatagacATCAGGTCTTGGAAGAGGGTCCTGGGCCCAGCATACCTCCTAGCATGAAGATCCTGAGAGGTTGAGCAGTGTGTCTACCTTCCAGACCTTTGCCTGAGCTGtatggggtggggaaggagggcaaGCATGGtgggtggtacatacctttaatcccaacactagggaagcagagataggaggatcaccctgagactacatagtgaattccaggtcagcctgagctagactgagaccctacctcaaaaaacaaagcaaaacgaaacatacagggaagagagagagaggaacaggaagggggaaggacaggaaggaggaacTGGTCTGTGCTCCCAGGCACAGTACTTGTTGCTGCTGAGCTGATGGGATCTTCATTTGGACCTGGCCATGGCCTTCTGGGCAGTTGTGGCTGATGGAGGTGCTGTCACCCTGTGTGATGAATGAGCAGACAGAGGCCGAGGAGCACAGGATGATGGACAAGGTTCCCCAGCTTTTAAATGTCATCCACCCAACACTCAGGCTCAGGcaaagaaaaaacacactgaaATGTCTGCATGTAGTGCCACCCAGCTCAGGGGCATAATTGTTCTCATGCCAGCCGTCATTAAGGAAGGGTGGAATTGGCCCCTGACCACTGTTCCAGGCTCCCATACTCCCATGCTGTCCCTGGAGTGTGTGTTGGCTACCTGGGACCTTGGGATTCCAGTTGTATCATCTGTCAGGTCTGGAGTGACAGGTATTGGACAGTCATGTCTGGCCTGGTAGCTGAAACCACTCAACAGGACTATGGCTCAGCTGACACCATAGAATTAGGGAAGAAAGTAGCAAGTATCTTGCCACAGTCTAGGCACAGTGTTGACGATGGCCAAGAAACCTCCAAGACCTTGGTGCCACCTTCCTAAACTGAAACATCCTGCCACCACAACCTCCCATTAGAGAGTCCTGGTTCAGAAACAAAACTGATGAGAGCCAGGCTTATCCCAGATGGACGGGCTACAAAACCCATTTATAACTATTTGTATCTCAGTTATTTAGACATAAATGTGAGATATAAAAGCATgaaaggctgggcatagtggtgcatgcctttaattccaacacttgggagacagaagtagaaggattaccatgagttggaagccagcatgggtagatagtgagaccctaccttgaaaaaaaagtaaaagaataaagaagaaatacaagtaaCTATTTCTATAATAAGGAGCAGAATGGTCTGACCCAGAACTCAGAGCCCTCCAGGAAGAGTGAGAAGCCATTTAAAagtttatgcaaaaaaaaaaaaaaaaaaaaagactacagagatggctcagcagttaaggcacttgcctgcaaatcctaatgaccggagttcacttctccagtactcacataaagcaagatgcacaaagtggcacatgcatcaggagttcatttacatagctgagaggccctggggcacccattctctgtctctttccttctctctctgcttacaaataagtaaataaaaattttaaaaagtactgtaactcagctgtttacatggattctggacattcaaactctgtggtctcaggcccttATACTTATAcagaaagcacacttaactgTTGGACCATTTTGCCAACTTCccccaagctttttttttaaaatattttttattttattttatttatttgagagtgacagagagagagaaagaggcagataaagagagagagagagaatgggcacgccagggcctccagccactgcaaacaaaccccagacgcgtgggcccccttgtgcatctggctaacatgggtcctggggaattgagccttgaatcggggtctttaggcttcacaggcaagtgcttaaccgctaagccatctctccagcccccctccccaagctttatttgaaacaaaaatgtgtgtgtgggtgtatatgaGAGTCTGGGgtttgtggacatgtgtgtgcgtgtgtgtatacatatgcctATGTGTGAGattgtatgcacacatatgcccccccctcaaaaaaaaaaaacttggcagaGATGCTTTAAAATGTCAGCAATGTTAGCTTGTGGTGGGACATTTTTTAggtaatttctttttactttatattttgagaCTTTTCCAAATTTCTCCTAGAAGATACACagagctttaaaataaaaaatgttgccaggcatggtggcacaggcctttaattccagcactcaggaggcagagagaagtgggagaatcatggtgagttcgaggtcagcctggactagagtaagactctaccttgaaaaaactaaaaaccaaaacaaaacaaaaatgttatctAAGGCCTTCACTATTACCCCAAACAGCTAGGCCAAAGGATAAATATTGAGAGTTTACAAAATAGCAAGGACCCTGTACCTCTCAGGGTTCCCCAGATCTTCATACCTATGAATGTTCCACCATCCTCAGCTGCCTTAGGAAGTGAGGTAAATGCAAGAGGCTGTGCTGGTAAGTTCAGCATTGAGGTCTAGGCCCATGTTACCTGGCCATGGGGTGCCTCCTGCCTTTGAAGGTCCCGAACCCTGTCTATCCCCCTTTCTGATCTGGACAAGGCCTTCACCTATGCCTGGGCATGGAGTCCTCTTCTGCTTTGTTACTCTCTGGCTGCTGGTCTCTGTGTGGTGTGCTTCTCACCTAGGAACAAACATCTGGTGGATGATGGGTTTACCAGGCACACTCCTATCCCAGCCAACAGGCTGGTCTGCCTCCAGCCCTGACTTGGCTTGACTTTGGCTTCAGATAATCTCTGCCTTAGCTTGGGGGTAGATGCCACGTCTCCCAGGCTGACTATGGTTCCAAATAGGAGAAGGTGGGAAGTGCCCAGCGTGCTATGTGGGGTGCACTAATGCAGGGACACATGATCTCATAGCTTGAACGTACTCACCCAGGGCTCCTAAACCCATACAATTCATTCATCAACAGAGAGAGCCACATACCCCAAAGTACCCTGCACTCCTGATCTTTCCAGAAATAAAGTCTTTTGGAAAGTATCACCTATGAGCAGGAACCACTGTTTACCTATCCAAAGAGCTCTGTTATGAACATCAAAGGAGAATCACAGGGACACACCTGGATTGTGGGGATGATAGTGTGTCTGTGGCATGAGGTGGCCCTAGCCAAGAAGGACAGTAGGAGTGGGTTCACAAAGACCTGCATTTTCCCCATCCAAAACCTGCATCCAGCATTAAGAGATCAATCACAGAAGGGTTCCTGGGCTCCCACACACCCTGGAAGGTTCCTGTATGCAGTCCTAGGTAGTCCAGGCACTTCCCCTCACCACATGCAGGTTTTTCCATTTGAATTCCAGACATCTGAGGGGTGAATGGGTATTCAGGAAGCCAGGCTGCTAGTACCCAATGGCAGACAGCTCTAAACTCAGTCCTTTCCAGACCAGTGAGAACTCCACTTCGTGAGGTGTTGGGAAGGCTGGTTCCCTCAAGACTGACCAGGCTCCACAGATAGGTGCACAGGCTACATAGTGGTGTCTTACTGCTTTGTCTCTCTGAAGCCATGGACATAGAGGCTGTGTTGAGACCAGGAGGTGAAGAAGAGCAATCAGTGGCCTGAGGACTCTGTCCAGTGCTCTGAGCCCTCTTCCTCCCTATCCTGCCAGTACAGCCTGGGATGCTTCCATTATCTCCAGTTAGCCCAGAGGTTGCCTCCTGGGGAGGCTCCTCTTTCCCCTACATTGCTTTTTGAGATGCAGTGCCTTCAGGCCTTATAGAC
This is a stretch of genomic DNA from Jaculus jaculus isolate mJacJac1 chromosome 9, mJacJac1.mat.Y.cur, whole genome shotgun sequence. It encodes these proteins:
- the Uts2r gene encoding urotensin-2 receptor — protein: MALTSASTTRFSILAVTGSTMLELPGPNTSLNSSWTGPTEPSTLQDLIATGAIGAVLSAMGLVGVVGNIYTLVIMCRFLRASASMYVYVVNLALADLLYLLSIPFIVATYITKDWHFGDMGCRVLFSLDFLTMHASIFTLTVMSSERYMAVLRPLDTVQRSKGYRKLLALGTWLLALLLTLPMMLAIRLVRRGSKSLCLPAWGPYTHRAYLTLLFGTSIVGPGLVIGLLYVRLARAYWLSQQASFKQTRRLPNPRVLYLILGIVLLFWACFLPFWLWQLLAQYYEAMPLAPQTTRIINYLTTCLTYGNSCVNPFLYTLLTKNFREYLRGRQRSLSSSGHGPRGAGSFLPSRVHLHDSGRCLSSSSQQATETLMMSPVVSGGAFV